A genomic stretch from Penicillium digitatum chromosome 4, complete sequence includes:
- a CDS encoding RNA binding protein Jsn1, putative, producing the protein MSGTSTGRSSPSELTGSGNPRMPFGPSPGSIGSSRPGAGSPSHDLASRLYSKRAREIQAQEGISPSIWGPPTSGHSTPLRENIPESPSQDSFPDLITTTNGSMDSPGRRARAGTVPSRFPPLGTLNEMDFQQPYMPQTSRPTPSTSPFRPPGVSGIDAGSKVVSATGVPNPASLSRLRAGSMPQRSNFLGGGGPFGPSLFSTNWSTSRERATTLTSIRSSEGPTSPSHSSFSRDGLADTDVKTLDYLGLAETPQQGMASLTRPSMEVLMQQQQQQASALPPLLAELAMMKNNNRFRSYSVNAKEKYADDEDLEYESRYSQLPSGTLTPTAAATAAQLAATQAQIHQHNLAVQAFASHASVSRPRARTAGILEAPPQRSSIRNYLATPSRLDNSFSAADLQIPENGEYDELSEAVQLMHLGGNGIPVMGSRQAGEMADENNQDGPTRALWIGSIPVSTTVTSLEAIFGIYGKIESTRVLTHKNCGFVNFDRLDSAVQAKSLLNGKEIFPGAGPVRIGYAKVPGASATGTPGANGIQSSPTPDQNFRSSLAAADGANQADNAHIIPQVPALADLLPEMVQIVQEFGATENDLKNITTSIQTSIAFQAFEDEIPSVQETSQSRMFDAPRLRDIRKRIDNGACSIQEIEETAEAMLPEVAELASDYLGNTVVQKLFEFCSESTKEQMLSHIAPHLSEIGVHKNGTWAAQKIIDVAKTPGQMQLIVDALRPYTVPLFLDQYGNYVLQCCLRFASPFNSFIFESMLNRMWEIAQGRFGARAMRACLESHHATKDQQRMLASAIALHSVQLATNANGALLLTWFLDTCTFPRRRTVLAPRLVPHLVHLCTHKVAYLTVLKVINQRNEPDARDIVLKALFFSPGDEILEKILSDQTSGATLIFKVLTTPFFDESMRTEVVKNVSKVLTKLKASPSQGYKRLMDEVGLSSRGNGREHHHGREHSTPEKSQHRQSSRHGSTGYPAQPSMDRQYNGQFAPNTFGQNPDNRPISADQSNPPSLDLYSSNGLGNHLTGLAGAGGYSQEPLSHQQLQYQAFLAAQARGVSTGYPGIPGASYGYSTGSPAVDSLRSMQPQQVPSLSTGPGQMLSQNNYQQFSPVGNPAQMYQYPLQYYPQAQPVQGQSGGGRRGRP; encoded by the exons ATGTCGGGTACCTCGACGGGACGCAGCTCTCCCAGTGAACTGACCGGGTCTGGGAACCCAAGAATGCCGTTTGGACCTTCTCCAGGGTCCATTGGCAGTTCGAGGCCGGGGGCTGGCTCCCCTTCTCATGATTTGGCATCACGTCTGTACTCGAAGCG AGCCCGTGAAATTCAAGCGCAAGAAGGCATTTCTCCCAGTATTTGGGGCCCTCCGACTAGCGGCCATTCAACCCCGCTTCGCGAGAATATTCCCGAATCGCCGAGTCAAGATAGCTTTCCCGATCTGATTACTACCACCAACGGCTCGATGGACAGCCCTGGCCGCCGCGCCCGCGCTGGAACGGTTCCATCACGTTTCCCTCCATTGGGCACACTGAATGAGATGGATTTTCAGCAGCCTTATATGCCACAAACTTCACGGCCAACACCCTCAACTAGTCCTTTTAGGCCCCCCGGCGTTTCCGGCATAGATGCAGGTTCAAAGGTTGTGAGTGCAACTGGTGTGCCCAACCCAGCATCGCTATCTCGCCTTCGAGCTGGCTCCATGCCGCAAAGAAGTAACTTCTTGGGAGGGGGCGGCCCCTTCGGTCCATCACTGTTTTCAACCAACTGGTCGACGAGTCGTGAGAGGGCTACAACATTAACCAGCATTCGGTCTTCGGAAGGGCCGACTTCGCCTAGCCACTCTTCTTTCTCGAGAGATGGACTTGCGGACACCGATGTGAAGACCTTGGATTACTTGGGCCTTGCTGAGACCCCTCAACAGGGAATGGCCTCTCTTACACGTCCCTCGATGGAAGTTTtgatgcagcagcagcaacagcaagcTTCGGCGCTGCCGCCACTCCTGGCTGAGCtggcgatgatgaagaaCAATAATCGATTCCGATCATACTCTGTCAATGCTAAGGAGAAGTACGCGGACGACGAGGATCTTGAGTATGAGAGCCGCTACTCCCAACTTCCTTCAGGCACCTTGACGCCAACCGCCGCTGCAACTGCCGCGCAACTTGCCGCCACACAGGCCCAGATTCACCAGCATAATCTTGCTGTCCAGGCTTTTGCCAGCCATGCATCTGTCAGCAGACCCCGGGCGCGAACTGCTGGCATTTTAGAAGCACCTCCTCAGCGATCATCCATCCGCAACTACCTCGCCACACCTTCCCGCCTTGATAACAGCTTCAGTGCTGCCGACCTGCAGATTCCCGAGAATGGTGAGTATGACGAGTTGTCCGAGGCAGTTCAACTGATGCATCTTGGCGGCAACGGTATTCCCGTGATGGGTAGCCGACAGGCCGGTGAGATGGCGGATGAGAACAACCAGGATGGCCCTACCCGGGCACTTTGGATTGGTAGCATTCCTGTATCCACAACTGTCACGTCACTAGAGGCCATCTTTGGCATATATGGAAAGATTGAGTCAACCCGTGTTCTAACTCACAAGAACTGTGGGTTTGTCAACTTTGATCGCCTTGACAGCGCTGTGCAAGCCAAGTCGCTGCTCAATGGCAAGGAGATTTTCCCAGGCGCAGGCCCCGTAAGAATTGGTTATGCCAAGGTTCCTGGTGCATCGGCCACTGGTACTCCTGGTGCAAATGGCATCCAATCGTCTCCAACTCCTGACCAAAACTTCAGATCAAGTCTCGCAGCAGCAGATGGGGCAAATCAAGCAGACAACGCCCATATCATCCCTCAGGTTCCCGCTCTGGCTGATCTGTTGCCTGAGATGGTGCAAATTGTGCAAGAATTCGGCGCAACTGAAAATGACTTGAAGAACATCACGACAAGTATTCAAACTTCCATTGCGTTCCAAGCCTTCGAGGATGAAATCCCATCGGTCCAGGAAACGAGCCAGTCCCGGATGTTCGACGCCCCTCGTCTCCGTGACATTCGGAAGCGCATTGACAATGGCGCCTGTTCGATCCAAGAGATTGAGGAGACTGCCGAGGCCATGCTTCCTGAGGTTGCAGAGCTCGCGTCCGATTATTTGGGCAACACAGTGGTTCAGAAACTGTTCGAATTCTGCTCTGAATCCACCAAGGAGCAGATGCTGTCTCACATTGCACCCCATCTTTCTGAAATTGGTGTTCACAAGAACGGTACTTGGGCTGCGCAGAAGATCATTGATGTCGCGAAGACTCCTGGGCAGATGCAGTTGATTGTTGATGCTCTCCGCCCATACACTGTTCCTCTTTTCTTGGATCAGTATGGAAACTACGTTTTGCAGTGCTGCCTGCGATTTGCCAGCCCCTTCAACAGCTTCATCTTTGAGTCTATGCTCAACCGAATGTGGGAAATCGCCCAAGGACGTTTCGGCGCCCGAGCAATGCGAGCTTGTCTCGAAagccaccatgccaccaaggATCAGCAGCGGATGCTTGCATCTGCCATTGCTCTCCACAGTGTGCAGCTGGCTACTAATGCCAACGGAGCTCTTTTGCTCACTTGGTTCCTTGATACGTGCACATTCCCTCGCCGCCGAACAGTGTTGGCTCCGAGACTCGTGCCTCACCTTGTTCACCTCTGCACGCACAAGGTTGCCTACTTGACTGTCCTCAAGGTGATCAACCAGCGTAACGAGCCAGATGCTCGGGACATAGTTCTTAAGGCACTCTTCTTCAGCCCCGGCGATGAAATTTTGGAGAAGATCCTGAGTGATCAGACATCTGGTGCAACTCTGATCTTCAAGGTCTTGACTACTCCGTTCTTTGACGAGTCAATGCGGACTGAGGTCGTGAAGAACGTGTCCAAGGTTCTCACGAAGCTCAAAGCTTCCCCAAGCCAAGGCTATAAGCGTCTAATGGATGAAGTGGGCCTCTCTTCACGAGGTAACGGGCGGGAGCATCACCATGGACGTGAGCACTCCACCCCGGAGAAATCGCAACACCGGCAATCCTCTCGTCACGGGAGCACAGGTTATCCGGCCCAGCCGTCCATGGACAGACAATACAATGGGCAGTTTGCTCCCAACACGTTTGGACAGAACCCTGACAACCGTCCGATCTCCGCTGACCAGTCCAACCCTCCGTCCCTTGATCTATACTCGAGCAACGGGCTCGGAAACCACTTGACCGGTCTTGCCGGTGCAGGCGGATACAGCCAGGAACCTCTGAGTCACCAGCAGCTGCAATACCAAGCCTTCCTTGCCGCACAGGCTCGTGGCGTTTCCACGGGCTACCCTGGCATTCCGGGCGCCAGCTACGGCTACTCAACTGGCTCCCCTGCTGTGGACAGCTTACGATCTATGCAACCGCAGCAGGTTCCCTCGCTGTCCACCGGGCCGGGCCAGATGCTTTCCCAGAACAACTACCAACAGTTCAGCCCCGTTGGCAACCCTGCCCAGATGTATCAATATCCTCTGCAATACTACCCCCAGGCACAGCCTGTGCAGGGGCAATCGGGCGGAGGCCGACGTGGACGG CCTTGA
- a CDS encoding Signal transducer, putative, with amino-acid sequence MADVVEEAPSSGTQFWEEEEMPVESLVRGRAKRSTAGLHMSALLEAAADDDLALLFEEVEDDNDFADVADPDAEDDLLESSDEDEDQGPNAQNDYEGEQKLQKDERKKRRALNDLRFQTLRKRVKIDPTAPSAMSAAPRPKKKSERISWIPTVEDGPTRQSSRRQTMVNKELTHARLKDSQEKRVRIIATMKEAEKRKAHLKPKEMTQEDHLAEAARVERLNSKSLNRWELSEKRKADERRARIEALQNRRLDGPVISYWSGVATWTNGRLTRVGKIDIKPKADKEESRKRKKEKEDKEKAAAESKALEPTTTVGPAPASSSTTGSSQPPPDFHAVTGPANPAPPPPSFTLDQKTPENKPPAASTTENADTLVVSSGANVNQPDATSSETKSITSHAEQSKNEAVETKVLDFDANTPIPLSVQDQSITAERQPSESSKSERRMFAVEIPASRHALDSAGNGSAQKLSERSPAKHDDVMDIDQPHAAAAATCSTKVNQEGPGSKGQTGLAPPQVASAQPTSIEIPISHATGTTVQEVPPVDDSRPIEPVTTTSSGIPLALQALPATAVPGQATVPENAPAQSLNQPSSLQSESQLSNGMVKEPAQPETPEPPPVIEHTGRCLTILENFDYATANHRKYSMYFNAKKPARLTKISSSLCVITSLPSRYRDPETALPYANSYAYGQIRRLLSEGYIWSSMLGCFVGPAEAARGVPERFTGKPGPGTVTLPTDKAEGQADSTTEKRVDGLFLSGEVPLTPTPAATRAAPTGGATGG; translated from the exons ATGGCCGACGTTGTGGAAGAAGCTCCCTCATCTGGGACTCAGTTttgggaggaagaggagatgcCCGTGGAGTCATTGGTCAGAGGGCGCGCGAAACGAAGTACCGCAGGACTGCATATGTCTGCCCTCCTTGAAGCTGCCGCCGATGATGACTTGGCTCTTCTTTTTGAAGAAGTCGAAGACGATAATGATTTTGCGGACGTGGCAGACCCCGACGCAGAGGATGACTTGCTTGAATCGTcggacgaagatgaagaccaGGGACCGAACGCGCAGAACGATTACGAGGGCGAACAGAAACTACAAAAGGACGAGCGCAAGAAGCGCAGAGCCCTGAATGATCTCCGGTTTCAGACCTTGCGCAAACGCGTCAAAATCGACCCGACCGCCCCATCCGCCATGTCCGCCGCTCCTCGTCCGAAGAAAAAGTCAGAGCGCATCTCGTGGATTCCCACGGTGGAGGATGGGCCTACTCGGCAGTCATCGCGTCGACAGACTATGGTCAATAAGGAGCTTACGCATGCTCGTCTCAAGGACAGCCAGGAAAAACGAGTCCGCATCATCGCTACAATGAAGGAGGCAGAGAAGCGGAAAGCGCATCTGAAGCCGAAAGAGATGACCCAGGAAGATCATCTTGCTGAGGCTGCAAGAGTGGAACGGCTTAACAGCAAAAGTTTGAACCGCTGGGAGCTGtcggaaaaaagaaaagcggACGAAAGACGAGCGAGGATCGAAGCACTACAAAATCGCCGTCTCGATGGTCCGGTGATTTCCTACTGGAGTGGTGTGGCTACATGGACGAATGGGCGTCTCACACGGGTGGGCAAAATCGACATCAAACCAAAGGCAGATAAAGAAGAatcgaggaagagaaagaaagagaaagaagataaAGAGAAGGCTGCGGCGGAGTCAAAGGCCTTGGAGCCAACAACCACCGTTGGACCCGCCCCTGCCTCTTCCTCTACCACAGGCTCATCACAACCACCACCAGACTTCCATGCAGTTACTGGTCCAGCAAATCCAgccccccctcccccctccttCACATTAGACCAAAAGACGCCTGAAAATAAGCCACCCGCAGCTTCGACTACAGAAAATGCAGACACCCTCGTGGTGTCTTCTGGGGCGAACGTCAACCAACCAGATGCAACCTCTTCGGAGACGAAGTCAATCACGTCACATGCCGAGCAGAGCAAGAATGAGGCTGTAGAAACGAAGGTCCTAGATTTTGACGCAAATACACCAATACCACTCTCTGTGCAAGATCAGTCTATCACCGCTGAAAGGCAACCCTCGGAGTCGTCTAAATCGGAGAGAAGGATGTTTGCTGTGGAAATTCCAGCGTCTCGTCATGCATTAGATTCTGCGGGCAATGGCTCTGCCCAAAAATTGTCTGAGCGGTCCCCCGCCAAGCACGACGATGTTATGGATATTGACCAACCTCATGCGGCTGCAGCGGCCACATGTTCTACCAAGGTTAATCAAGAAGGTCCAGGATCAAAGGGCCAGACAGGCTTGGCCCCTCCGCAAGTTGCCAGTGCCCAACCGACTTCGATAGAGATCCCTATATCACATGCTACTGGGACGACTGTACAAGAAGTACCGCCAGTGGATGACTCTCGACCAATTGAACCAGTCACGACTACCAGCTCTGGAATTCCACTGGCCCTTCAAGCCCTGCCAGCCACTGCAGTACCCGGTCAAGCCACGGTGCCCGAAAATGCCCCAGCTCAGAGCCTAAACCAACCATCCTCATTACAGTCCGAATCACAATTATCGAATGGAATGGTGAAGGAACCAGCACAACCAGAGACTCCAGAAccccctccagtgattgaGCACACGGGGCGCTGTCTTACAATCTTGGAAAACTTTGATTATGCGACCGCCAACCATCGCAAATACAGCATGTACTTCAACGCCAAAAAGCCAGCTCGCTTGACAA AAATCTCGTCCTCGCTTTGCGTCATCACCTCATTGCCATCGCGTTATCGCGATCCAGAAACCGCTCTTCCTTACGCCAATTCATACGCATATGGCCAAATTCGCCGTCTGCTGTCGGAAGGGTATATCTGGAGCTCGATGCTTGGCTGCTTTGTCGGGCCGGCTGAGGCTGCCCGTGGCGTACCCGAGCGATTTACAGGGAAGCCCGGTCCAGGCACAGTAACACTGCCGACCGACAAGGCTGAGGGTCAGGCCGACTCTACTACAGAGAAGAGGGTTGACGGACTTTTTCTTAGCGGGGAGGTACCTTTGACGCCCACCCCCGCCGCGACTCGAGCAGCGCCTACAGGAGGAGCCACTGGAGGTTGA